The following are from one region of the Candidatus Aminicenantes bacterium genome:
- a CDS encoding helix-hairpin-helix domain-containing protein, with amino-acid sequence MRTEKKQILAMVLVVAMVMLSGASFLEASAEAKTKVNINTAGLKELQTLPRIGEKVAQRIIDFRKKNGPFKRVEDLLKVKGIGEKTFLRFKDRVTI; translated from the coding sequence ATGAGAACTGAAAAGAAACAGATTCTCGCGATGGTTTTGGTTGTCGCCATGGTCATGCTATCCGGGGCGTCTTTTCTTGAGGCTTCGGCAGAAGCAAAGACCAAGGTCAACATCAACACGGCGGGGTTGAAAGAGCTTCAAACCCTGCCGCGAATTGGAGAGAAAGTGGCACAGCGGATCATCGATTTCCGCAAAAAAAACGGACCTTTTAAACGCGTCGAGGATCTGCTCAAGGTGAAAGGCATCGGGGAGAAGACATTCCTGCGATTCAAAGACCGTGTCACTATCTAA
- a CDS encoding transposase gives MTEELKDLNLLLLFLSGWEEDSRRRPGEKVFRSWKGYRFDALNALEEGEMIEQFHNLKSVLITPKGIERARELKERFL, from the coding sequence GTGACTGAAGAATTAAAGGATTTGAACCTGCTCCTGTTGTTCCTGTCCGGCTGGGAAGAAGATTCCCGGCGCAGGCCGGGGGAAAAGGTGTTTCGCTCCTGGAAGGGCTACCGGTTCGATGCGCTGAACGCCCTGGAAGAGGGGGAGATGATCGAGCAGTTTCACAATCTCAAGTCCGTCCTGATCACTCCAAAGGGAATTGAACGGGCGCGGGAGTTAAAGGAGAGGTTTTTGTAG